One stretch of Armigeres subalbatus isolate Guangzhou_Male chromosome 2, GZ_Asu_2, whole genome shotgun sequence DNA includes these proteins:
- the LOC134214767 gene encoding J domain-containing protein CG6693-like, translating to MPSTSTLCVKYYGTRDFYKVFGVSKDAKESEIKKSYYKLSLKVHPDRVEKAEKAVASEKFKVLSKIYSVLSDRNKRALYDEQGTIDDDDDADSSDINWLAFWQKFFKPVSTDDIDDFEKDYKGSQQERRDLKQAYLGGKGCVDYMSQYVPYMDYENEPRIFEILRSMIASGEIPEYKAFTEESKAKRERRRKKAAKEAAASKKEVQKKGKAQKQGSLEQQIAMRQSDRERGFNSLLDCLAAKYAQGK from the exons ATGCCGTCCACATCGACGTTGTGTGTAAAATACTACGGAACCCGAGATTTCTACAAGGTTTTCGGAGTTTCCAAGGACGCCAAGGAGAGTGAAA ttaaaaaatcctaCTACAAACTATCCCTGAAAGTGCACCCGGATCGTGTCGAAAAGGCGGAAAAAGCGGTAGCAAGCGAGAAGTTTAAAGTGCTGAGCAAAATCTACTCCGTTCTTTCGGACCGGAACAAACGAGCCTTGTACGACGAGCAGGGTACCATCGACGATGACGATGACGCCGACTCATCCGATATCAACTGGTTGGCCTTTTGGCAGAAGTTCTTCAAGCCCGTCTCCACCGACGACATAGATGACTTCGAAAAGGACTACAAAGGATCGCAGCAGGAACGACGCGACCTCAAGCAAGCCTATCTTGGTGGCAAGGGTTGCGTAGACTACATGTCGCAGTACGTCCCTTACATGGATTACGAAAATGAGCCACGAATCTTCGAAATTCTGCGATCGATGATCGCATCGGGAGAGATTCCAGAGTACAAGGCTTTCACGGAGGAATCCAAGGCAAAGCGCGAACGTCGTCGCAAGAAGGCGGCGAAGGAAGCAGCTGCCTCGAAGAAAGAGGTGCAGAAAAAGGGAAAGGCTCAGAAGCAGGGATCACTTGAGCAGCAGATTGCGATGCGCCAATCCGATCGGGAACGAGGATTCAATTCGTTGTTGGACTGTTTGGCCGCTAAATATGCACAAGGGAAGTAA